One region of Mus musculus strain C57BL/6J chromosome 3, GRCm38.p6 C57BL/6J genomic DNA includes:
- the Nlgn1 gene encoding neuroligin-1 isoform X7, whose product MGCFLSTGDQAAKGNYGLLDLIQALRWTSENIGFFGGDPLRITVFGSGAGGSCVNLLTLSHYSEGNRWSNSTKGLFQRAIAQSGTALSSWAVSFQPAKYARILATKVGCNVSDTVELVECLQKKPYKELVDQDVQPARYHIAFGPVIDGDVIPDDPQILMEQGEFLNYDIMLGVNQGEGLKFVENIVDSDDGVSASDFDFAVSNFVDNLYGYPEGKDVLRETIKFMYTDWADRHNPETRRKTLLALFTDHQWVAPAVATADLHSNFGSPTYFYAFYHHCQTDQVPAWADAAHGDEVPYVLGIPMIGPTELFPCNFSKNDVMLSAVVMTYWTNFAKTGDPNQPVPQDTKFIHTKPNRFEEVAWTRYSQKDQLYLHIGLKPRVKEHYRANKVNLWLELVPHLHNLNDISQYTSTTTKVPSTDITLRPTRKNSTPVTSAFPTAKQDDPKQQPSPFSVDQRDYSTELSVTIAVGASLLFLNILAFAALYYKKDKRRHDVHRRCSPQRTTTNDLTHAPEEEIMSLQMKHTDLDHECESIHPHEVVLRTACPPDYTLAMRRSPDDIPLMTPNTITMIPNTIPGIQPLHTFNTFTGGQNNTLPHPHPHPHSHSTTRV is encoded by the exons GCTTCTTGAGCACAGGGGATCAGGCTGCCAAAGGAAACTACGGGCTCCTTGACCTCATCCAGGCCCTAAGATGGACCAGCGAGAACATTGGGTTCTTTGGTGGTGACCCCTTGCGAATCACTGTGTTTGGATCAGGCGCTGGGGGTTCATGTGTCAACCTGCTGACTTTATCCCATTATTCTGAAGGTAACCGTTGGAGCAATTCAACCAAAG GACTTTTTCAACGAGCAATAGCTCAGAGTGGAACAGCCCTTTCCAGCTGGGCTGTTAGTTTCCAGCCTGCAAAATACGCTAGAATTCTGGCCACAAAAGTTGGCTGCAATGTTTCAGATACAGTAGAGTTAGTAGAATGCCTGCAGAAGAAGCCTTACAAAGAACTTGTTGATCAAGATGTTCAACCAGCCCGATACCACATAGCCTTTGGACCTGTGATCGATGGTGATGTAATACCAGATGACCCTCAGATACTGATGGAACAAGGAGAGTTCCTCAACTATGATATAATGTTGGGAGTTAACCAAGGGGAAGGGTTGAAGTTTGTCGAAAATATAGTAGATAGTGATGATGGTGTATCAGCCAGTGATTTCGACTTTGCTGTTTCTAATTTTgttgataatttatatggatatCCTGAAGGCAAAGATGTTTTGAGAGAAACCATTAAATTCATGTATACTGACTGGGCTGATCGCCATAATCCTGAAACTAGAAGGAAGACATTGTTGGCTTTGTTTACGGACCATCAATGGGTAGCACCTGCTGTGGCCACAGCAGACCTTCACTCGAACTTTGGCTCACCTACATACTTCTATGCCTTTTATCATCATTGCCAAACAGATCAAGTTCCAGCTTGGGCTGATGCAGCTCATGGGGATGAGGTTCCCTATGTGTTGGGAATCCCCATGATTGGCCCTACAGAGTTATTTCCTTGCAATTTCTCCAAGAATGATGTGATGTTGAGTGCAGTAGTAATGACATACTGGACGAATTTTGCTAAAACTGG TGACCCAAATCAACCAGTTCCTCAAGACACAAAATTCATCCATACCAAACCCAACCGCTTTGAAGAAGTAGCATGGACCAGATATTCCCAGAAAGACCAGCTTTATCTCCATATTGGATTAAAACCGAGAGTTAAAGAGCATTACAGAGCCAATAAGGTAAATCTCTGGCTGGAGCTGGTACCTCATCTGCATAATCTCAATGACATTTCTCAGTATACCTCGACAACAACTAAAGTGCCATCCACGGACATCACTCTCAGACCTACAAGGAAGAATTCCACACCAGTCACATCAGCCTTTCCCACTGCCAAACAGGATGATCCCAAGCAACAACCAAGCCCCTTCTCGGTGGATCAGAGGGACTACTCCACAGAGCTAAGTGTCACTATCGCAGTGGGGGCCTCTCTGCTGTTTCTCAACATCTTGGCTTTTGCAGCCCTGTACTACAAGAAGGATAAGAGGAGACATGATGTCCACCGGAGGTGCAGCCCTCAGCGCACGACCACCAACGACCTAACCCATGCTCCAGAAGAGGAAATTATGTCTCTCCAAATGAAGCACACTGACTTGGATCACGAGTGTGAGTCCATCCATCCACATGAGGTGGTTCTTCGGACCGCCTGTCCCCCAGATTATACTCTAGCTATGAGGAGGTCACCTGATGATATTCCACTAATGACACCTAACACCATCACAATGATTCCCAACACTATACCAGGGATTCAGCCCTTACATACATTCAACACATTTACTGGAGGACAGAATAATACActgccccatccccacccacacccccattCACATTCAACAACCAGGGTATAG